The proteins below come from a single Salinilacihabitans rarus genomic window:
- a CDS encoding YgaP family membrane protein, whose protein sequence is MKKNVGGFDRTWRLVVGPVLIVVGVAALAGVVAIGTVPAAVALVAGAVVLATGLLRTCVLSRLLGIDTYRGAADESSDPVDEVSARRPS, encoded by the coding sequence GTGAAGAAGAACGTCGGTGGATTCGACCGGACCTGGCGCCTCGTCGTCGGGCCGGTCCTGATCGTCGTCGGAGTAGCGGCCCTCGCCGGGGTCGTCGCCATTGGAACCGTCCCCGCCGCAGTCGCGCTCGTCGCGGGTGCCGTCGTCCTCGCGACGGGCCTCCTGCGGACGTGCGTCCTCAGCCGGCTGCTGGGAATCGACACCTACCGCGGCGCGGCCGACGAGTCGTCCGACCCGGTAGACGAGGTCTCGGCGCGGCGGCCGAGCTAG